One Hordeum vulgare subsp. vulgare chromosome 4H, MorexV3_pseudomolecules_assembly, whole genome shotgun sequence DNA window includes the following coding sequences:
- the LOC123449947 gene encoding branched-chain amino acid aminotransferase 2, chloroplastic-like isoform X1 has protein sequence MELRLASSSGPAAPSLAVAGRRPRSSLSPPLACPLSLQIQNHVYSMPTLHHKAHTTVGCQASVASKYMETPEIVDLDWENLGFGLVNTDFMYMAKCGPDGNFSKGEILPFGPIALSPSAGVLNYGQGLFEGLKAYRKTDGSVLLFRPEENAVRMKNGSDRMCMPAPTVEQFVDAVKQTVLANKRWVPPTGKGSLYIRPLLIGSGAILGLAPAPEYTFLIYVSPVGNYFKEGLAPINLIIEDNFHRAAPGGTGGVKTIGNYASVLKAQRTAKEKGYSDVLYLDAVHNKYLEEVSSCNIFVVKGNAICTPAIEGTILPGITRKSIIEVAESKGYKVEERHVSVDELLDADEVFCTGTAVVVSPVGSITYKGKRVKYDGNQGVGVVSQQLYTSLTSLQMGHAEDPMGWTVQLN, from the exons ATGGAGCTCCGCCTCGCCTCCTCCAGCGGCCCGGCCGCCCCCTCGCTCGCCGTCGCCGGGCGGCGGCCGCGGTCCTCGCTGTCGCCGCCGCTGGCTTGCCCACTTTCGCTTCAG ATACAGAACCACGTTTACTCGATGCCGACTCTCCATCACAAGGCCCATACCACAGTAGGATGCCAGGCTTCTGTAGCCTCTAAATACAT GGAAACACCTGAGATAGTCGATTTGGACTGGGAAAACCTTGGCTTTGGCCTTGTCAATACCGACTTTATGTACATGGCCAAATGTGGGCCAGATGGAAACTTTTCCAAAGGAGAAATTCTGCCATTTGGACCCATAGCACTAAGCCCGTCTGCTGGAGTCTTAAATTATGGACAG GGACTGTTTGAGGGCCTAAAAGCATATAGGAAAACTGATGGTTCTGTCCTTTTATTCCGTCCGGAGGAGAATGCCGTACGGATGAAGAATGGTTCAGATAGGATGTGCATGCCTGCACCGACTGTTGAGCAGTTCGTGGACGCAGTGAAACAAACCGTTTTGGCAAATAAAAGATGG GTGCCTCCTACTGGTAAAGGTTCTTTGTATATCAGGCCACTACTTATTGGAAGCGGGGCTATTCTTGGTCTTGCACCTGCTCCTGAGTACACCTTCCTTATTTATGTCTCACCTGTTGGAAATTATTTCAAG GAAGGTTTAGCTCCTATTAACTTGATTATTGAAGATAACTTTCACCGTGCGGCCCCTGGTGGAACTGGAGGCGTGAAAACCATTGGAAACTATGCCTCG GTGTTGAAAGCACAGAGAACCGCAAAGGAGAAAGGATATTCTGATGTCCTCTATTTGGACGCCGTTCACAACAAATATCTGGAAGAAGTTTCTTCGTGCAATATTTTCGTTGTGAAA GGCAATGCTATTTGCACTCCAGCAATAGAAGGAACGATACTGCCTGGTATCACAAGGAAAAGTATCATCGAAGTAGCCGAGAGCAAAGGCTACAAG GTGGAGGAACGCCATGTGTCCGTAGACGAACTGCTTGACGCTGACGAAGTTTTCTGCACGGGAACAGCTGTTGTGGTTTCACCCGTGGGGAGTATTACCTATAAGGGGAAAAG GGTAAAATACGACGGCAACCAAGGAGTCGGTGTGGTGTCGCAGCAGCTCTACACCTCGCTGACGAGCCTCCAGATGGGTCATGCAGAGGACCCGATGGGCTGGACCGTGCAACTGAATTAA
- the LOC123449947 gene encoding branched-chain amino acid aminotransferase 2, chloroplastic-like isoform X2 gives MPTLHHKAHTTVGCQASVASKYMETPEIVDLDWENLGFGLVNTDFMYMAKCGPDGNFSKGEILPFGPIALSPSAGVLNYGQGLFEGLKAYRKTDGSVLLFRPEENAVRMKNGSDRMCMPAPTVEQFVDAVKQTVLANKRWVPPTGKGSLYIRPLLIGSGAILGLAPAPEYTFLIYVSPVGNYFKEGLAPINLIIEDNFHRAAPGGTGGVKTIGNYASVLKAQRTAKEKGYSDVLYLDAVHNKYLEEVSSCNIFVVKGNAICTPAIEGTILPGITRKSIIEVAESKGYKVEERHVSVDELLDADEVFCTGTAVVVSPVGSITYKGKRVKYDGNQGVGVVSQQLYTSLTSLQMGHAEDPMGWTVQLN, from the exons ATGCCGACTCTCCATCACAAGGCCCATACCACAGTAGGATGCCAGGCTTCTGTAGCCTCTAAATACAT GGAAACACCTGAGATAGTCGATTTGGACTGGGAAAACCTTGGCTTTGGCCTTGTCAATACCGACTTTATGTACATGGCCAAATGTGGGCCAGATGGAAACTTTTCCAAAGGAGAAATTCTGCCATTTGGACCCATAGCACTAAGCCCGTCTGCTGGAGTCTTAAATTATGGACAG GGACTGTTTGAGGGCCTAAAAGCATATAGGAAAACTGATGGTTCTGTCCTTTTATTCCGTCCGGAGGAGAATGCCGTACGGATGAAGAATGGTTCAGATAGGATGTGCATGCCTGCACCGACTGTTGAGCAGTTCGTGGACGCAGTGAAACAAACCGTTTTGGCAAATAAAAGATGG GTGCCTCCTACTGGTAAAGGTTCTTTGTATATCAGGCCACTACTTATTGGAAGCGGGGCTATTCTTGGTCTTGCACCTGCTCCTGAGTACACCTTCCTTATTTATGTCTCACCTGTTGGAAATTATTTCAAG GAAGGTTTAGCTCCTATTAACTTGATTATTGAAGATAACTTTCACCGTGCGGCCCCTGGTGGAACTGGAGGCGTGAAAACCATTGGAAACTATGCCTCG GTGTTGAAAGCACAGAGAACCGCAAAGGAGAAAGGATATTCTGATGTCCTCTATTTGGACGCCGTTCACAACAAATATCTGGAAGAAGTTTCTTCGTGCAATATTTTCGTTGTGAAA GGCAATGCTATTTGCACTCCAGCAATAGAAGGAACGATACTGCCTGGTATCACAAGGAAAAGTATCATCGAAGTAGCCGAGAGCAAAGGCTACAAG GTGGAGGAACGCCATGTGTCCGTAGACGAACTGCTTGACGCTGACGAAGTTTTCTGCACGGGAACAGCTGTTGTGGTTTCACCCGTGGGGAGTATTACCTATAAGGGGAAAAG GGTAAAATACGACGGCAACCAAGGAGTCGGTGTGGTGTCGCAGCAGCTCTACACCTCGCTGACGAGCCTCCAGATGGGTCATGCAGAGGACCCGATGGGCTGGACCGTGCAACTGAATTAA
- the LOC123449948 gene encoding probable fatty acyl-CoA reductase 4: MVDTLSEEKIIGYFKNKSILITGSTGFLGKILVEKILRVQPDVRKIYLPVRAVDAAAARHRVETEVTGKELFGLLREKHGDGFQSFIGGKIVPLAGDVMREDFGVDSETLKELRVTQELDVIVNGAATTNFYERYDVALDVNVMGVKHICNFAKKCPKLKVLLHVSTAYVAGEKQGLVQERPFKDGETLREGTRLDIDTELKLAKDLKKQLEADVDSSPRDQRKAMKELGITRARHFGWPNTYVFTKSMGEMVLGQLQCDVPVVIVRPSIITSVQNDPLPGWIEGTRTIDTIVIGYAKQNLTYFLADLNLTMDVMPGDMVVNAMMVAIAAHSSSSLEKTKPHPEPPAVYHVSSSLRNPAPYNVLHEAGFRYFTEHPRVGPDGHTVRTHKMTFLSSMASFHLFMMLRYRLFLELLRLLSILCCGLFGLDTLYHDQARKYRFVMHLVDLYGPFALFKGCFDDVNLNKLRLAMTSDHGSLFNFDPKTIDWDDYFYRVHIPGVIKYMLK, translated from the exons ATGGTTGACACACTGAGTGAAGAGAAGATCATTGGATACTTCAAGAACAAGAGCATCCTCATCACTGGATCAACCGGCTTTCTTGGAAAGA TACTGGTGGAGAAGATACTGAGGGTTCAGCCTGATGTGAGGAAGATCTACCTCCCGGTACGGGCCGTGGATGCCGCCGCGGCGAGGCATCGGGTGGAGACTGAG GTGACAGGGAAGGAGCTGTTCGGGCTTCTAAGGGAGAAGCACGGGGACGGGTTTCAATCTTTCATCGGAGGGAAGATCGTCCCGTTGGCCGGAGACGTGATGCGTGAGGACTTCGGCGTCGACAGCGAGACTCTAAAGGAGCTCCGGGTGACCCAGGAGCTCGATGTCATCGTTAATGGCGCCGCCACCACCAACTTCTACGAAAG GTATGATGTGGCCCTGGACGTGAACGTGATGGGAGTGAAACATATCTGCAACTTCGCCAAGAAGTGCCCCAAGCTCAAGGTGCTCCTCCATGTCTCCACAG CTTACGTGGCGGGTGAGAAGCAAGGACTGGTGCAAGAGAGGCCGTTCAAGGACGGTGAGACGCTGCGTGAGGGGACCCGCCTCGATATCGACACTGAGCTGAAACTGGCCAAGGACTTGAAAAAGCAGCTCGAGGCCGACGTCGACTCGTCGCCCAGGGATCAAAGGAAAGCCATGAAGGAGCTTGGCATCACCAGGGCCCGACACTTCGGGTGGCCAAACACATATGTGTTCACCAAGTCGATGGGGGAGATGGTGCTAGGCCAGTTGCAGTGTGATGTCCCTGTTGTCATCGTCCGTCCCAGCATCATCACCAGTGTCCAGAACGACCCGCTGCCTGGATGGATCGAAGGCACCAG GACGATCGACACGATCGTGATCGGCTACGCGAAGCAGAACCTGACATACTTCTTGGCCGACCTCAACCTCACCATGGATGTG ATGCCCGGCGACATGGTGGTGAACGCAATGATGGTTGCAATAGCAGCGCACAGCTCGTCCTCATTGGAGAAGACAAAGCCACATCCCGAGCCACCCGCGGTGTACCACGTGAGCTCGTCGCTGCGTAACCCAGCACCATACAATGTTCTTCACGAGGCAGGGTTTCGGTACTTCACGGAGCACCCTCGCGTTGGCCCTGACGGCCACACCGTGCGCACACATAAGATGACGTTCCTCAGCAGCATGGCCTCCTTCCACCTCTTTATGATGCTGAGGTATCGCCTCTTCCTCGAGCTCCTCCGCCTGCTCTCCATCCTTTGCTGCGGCCTCTTTGGCCTCGACACCCTCTACCACGACCAAGCACGCAAGTACAG GTTCGTGATGCATCTGGTGGATCTGTACGGGCCCTTCGCGTTGTTTAAGGGGTGCTTCGATGATGTCAATCTAAACAAACTCAGGCTCGCCATGACCAGCGACCACGGTAGCCTCTTCAATTTCGACCCGAAGACCATAGACTGGGACGACTACTTCTACAGGGTCCACATCCCCGGGGTCATAAAGTACATGCTCAAGTGA
- the LOC123449949 gene encoding E3 ubiquitin-protein ligase SINA-like 10, with translation MAKFSFADADADEDPPPTAAGRTDAADAGSEKRKRDGSASPDDGAAGGGPPPKARRLEVAGGEREERAVAGCGREVGRVGGDGDAVGISMRIDPDLLDCSICFEPLCPPLYQCQNGHVACLSCWSRLSNKCHICSHDAIFARNIALEKIVESIKSSCAYAKWGCCELVSYTQRNRHEEACLFAPSTCPIPGCGYRGFTGRWSGHFLVDHSADFLHFVYGQSFEVNLEASLPFLVLLGEDDHLFLLLNKNMTPFGHAFSIVCLRTGDLNWKFSYEIEADSRRNPENCLRLKASVTNTKEWGGLHPTEAFLLVPYDFCSSTNITLSVSVGRSASE, from the exons ATGGCCAAGTTCTCCttcgccgacgccgacgccgacgaaGACCCTCCACCAACCGCCGCCGGCCGTACCGACGCCGCCGACGCCGGGTCCGAGAAGAGGAAGCGCGACGGCAGCGCTTCCCCTGACGACGGGGCGGCCGGTGGAGGGCCGCCCCCCAAGGCCCGGAGACTGGAGGTCGCGGGCGGCGAGcgggaggagagggcggtggcggGGTGCggtcgggaggtggggagggtCGGCGGGGATGGCGACGCGGTGGGGATCAGCATGCGGATCGATCCGGACCTGCTCGACTGCTCCATCTGCTTCGAGCCCCTCTGCCCTCCCCTCTACCag TGCCAAAATGGCCATGTAGCATGCTTGTCCTGCTGGTCCAGGCTCAGCAACAAGTGTCACATTTGTTCTCATGATGCGATCTTTGCGCGAAACATTGCACTGGAGAAGATTGTCGAGTCAATCAAGTCCTCCTGCGCATATGCCAAGTGGGGCTGTTGCGAGTTGGTCAGCTACACACAAAGAAACAGACACGAAGAAGCTTGCCTCTTTGCTCCTTCAACGTGCCCGATTCCTGGCTGTGGATACAGAGGCTTCACAGGGCGTTGGTCAGGCCACTTCCTTGTCGATCATAgtgctgatttcttgcatttcgtCTACGGACAGTCATTTGAAGTGAATTTGGAGGCGTCCCtgccttttcttgttcttcttggagagGACGATCACCTCTTCCTGCTCCTGAACAAGAACATGACGCCCTTCGGGCATGCCTTTTCCATAGTTTGCCTCAGGACGGGTGATTTGAACTGGAAGTTCTCCTACGAGATCGAAGCAGACAGTAGGAGAAACCCTGAAAACTGCCTGAGACTCAAGGCCTCTGTCACAAACACAAAGGAGTGGGGAGGTCTGCACCCTACAGAAGCTTTTCTTTTGGTTCCATATGATTTCTGCAGTTCTACTAACATAACACTCAGTGTCTCTGTTGGGAGGTCTGCCTCTGAATGA